CCCCGCGCATACTGGCGCGGCGTGGCGGCGGTATAGCTGACAAAGGTACGGTGGAAATGGCTCTGGTCGGCAAAACCGCTCTGATAGCCGACGTCGGCGATGTCGTCTCCCGCGCGCAGTCGCGTCCTGGCAAAATCGATCCGCGCGATGTTCAGGTAGCTGCCCGGCGTCAGGCCAGTGTCCTGCTTAAAGGTGCGGATCAGCGTCTCTTTACGCATGCCGAACTCTTGCGCGATGTCATCAAGCGACGGTGGAGAAAGCAAATTACATTGCAGTCGCGCTTTCAGAGACTGGCTGGTCGCGCGTGGACGCTGTGGATTTCCTGACTGCAAGGGGAGCGCGCGCAACAGGAGGCGGGCGGCATCGACAAGCGGTTCGGTTTGCCGCTTCTCCATTAACGCAACGAGATCCAGAAAGCGTTGAAAGTGTTGTCGGTTGCGGATCACCGGATTCGGCGCGAAAAGCGGTGTAGGGGGAAGCTGTTCGGGCAACTGAGCAAGACACCAGTCCGCCTCCAGGTAGAGCATATGATAGCTGCGGAACTGTCCATTCACCGGATTACAACTGTGCGGTACCAGCGGTGGGATCACAATCAGATCGCCCACCTGTAGGTGATATTCTTTGCCGTTGCTGACGCAGCAGGTTCCGCCTTCCAGAATGGCCCCAATGGAGAGCTGTGGATGATGGTGGCGTTTATACGCCTGATGGCTGCGCCAGGTGCTGCGCAGCTCCAGCCACGTAAGTTGTTCATCGCGCCAGAACGATTGCGGAATATCTCGGGTGTGGGTCACGGTCAGCGCCTCCGGCAAAGTGATGATTTGTTATATCACAGGCCTGGCCGTGAAAACGCATTGTCGTGACGTTATGTGGAGGATGACGGGCGGCATGTCAGAACATTCCGCCCGTTGTATTAAGCCAACACGCCAATCGGCCAGGGAACAAACTCGTTTTCGCCTAATCCCAGCGCTTCGCTTTTACTCTGTTCTCCGGAAGCGACTGCGATAATTTTCTCGAAAATCGCTTCTCCCATCTGACGCAGAGTGGCGTCTCCGTCAATGACGACACCGCAGTTGAGATCCATATCCTCTTCCATGCGCTGATACATGGGCGTGTTGCTGGCAAGTTTGACGGTCGGCGCAGGCATTGAGCCAAAACAGGAACCGCGTCCGGTGGTAAACGCAATCATATTGGCGCCGCCAGCGACCTGTCCCGTAGCCGAGACTGGGTCATAGCCCGGAGTATCCATAAAGACCAGGCCTTTTTGCGTAACGGGGTAAGCGTAACGGTAGACTTCCATCAGCGGAGAGTTCCCGCCTTTTTTCGCCCCACCCAGCGATTTTTCCAGCACGTTTGCCAGCCCGCCCGCATTGTTACCAGGACTCACCCGGCCATTAATCTGGCAATCACGTCCTTTGTTGTACTCCAGCCACCAGTTGATGCAATCGACGAGTTTTTGCCCCACCTCCGGTGTGACTGCACGCGCCGTGAGGGTGTGCTCCACACCAAATATTTCGGTCGTTTCAGAGAGGATCGCGGTTCCGCCTTGTTCCACCAGCAGGTCCATCGCGACGCCCAGTGCCGGGTTCGCTGAGAGGCCGGAGAATCCGTCGGAACCCCCGCACTGAAGCCCGACGGTCAGATGCTCCACGGAGACAGGTTGACGTTTTACCGTATTCGCATGGGGTAACATGGACTCGACAATGGCGATACCTTCGTCAATGGTTTTTCGCGTGCCGCCGGTATCCTGAATCACCAGTTTGCGCAGCATTGGGTTTTCTTCGAGTCCCATCTGCTCAAAAAATCCGTGAATATTATTGCGCTCGCAGCCTAAAGCGACGACCAGCGCACCCGCGGTATTCGGGTTGTTGATGTATCCGGCCAGCGTACGGCGCAGCAGATCCATCGGTTCGCCGGTCATTTCCATACCGCAGCCGAGTTCGTGGACGTAGGGGATAACGTTGTCCACGTTCGGCCATGACTGCAGACGCTCTGGTGTAAAGTGCGCAGCAATTTTTCGCGCCACCGTTGCGCCACAGTTTCCGACGACAAACACGCCGAGAATATTACGGGTTCCTACCCGACCATCTTCACGGACATAGCCGTTAAAAGTGCGCCGTTGCGCTGGCGGCACCGTTTGCACAGGGTGATAATCACGGCTGAAGGCGTAATCACGCTGAAAATCTTCAAATACAATATTGTGGCTATGCAACCAGGTGCCAGCTGGCAGATCTTCCGGAGCAAAACCAATGACCGTGTTGTATTTGAGGATAGGTTCATCCTTTTTAATGAGTCTTGTCGCGACCTTATGACCTAATGGAACATCCTGCAGAGTAACGATATTTTCACCGACGATAGGTGTGCCAGCAGCGATGGCGACCCGGGCGACAACAACGTTATCTTTTTCATCAAGGCGAATAACCGGAGATTTTGTCATTATATTGCTTCCTTATCTTATTCAGCGTCTGCCCGTGCATCGACGAGCAGAACTCAGGGTTCAGACTTCACGTTTTTGCAGGGTTGTCGTGCCTTCACGCGGGGCAATCTTCAGACGCTCAATTTTGCCTACGATGAACCAATAGCTGCAGACGGCGATGATGCCGTGGGTGCCGACAAAAACCAGCGCATTGGCGAACGAGTTGGTTTCCTGCAGGATGTAGCCAATGACAACCGGGGTAATGATGCCCGCAACGTTTCCGAGGGAATTGAACAGACCGCCAGTGGTGCCGATAATCTCTTTCGGCGCGGTATCCGCAACAACCGCCCAGCCCAGTGAACCGAAGCCTTTGCCAAAGAAAGCGGCGCTCATCAGGAACATCACCAGCGCTTCTGACCCCACGTAGTTACAGAGGATCATGCTGGCGCTCATGGTCAGACCGATGGTGATGGGAACTTTACGCGCCAGGCTCAGGTTATTGGTTTTACGCAACAGCCAGTCGGAGAAAAAGCCGCTCAGTATGCCGCCCACCAGACCGCAAATCGCGGGCACCGAGGCCATAAATCCGGCCTGTAAGATCGACATGCCGCGCTCTTTCACCAGATAAATCGGAAACCAGGTCATAAAGAACCAGGTGATCGCGGAAATACAGTACTGACCAATGAAAATGCCGATCAGCATCCTGCTTTTAAACAGCTGCGCGATCTCCTGCAATCCTGCACGTTTACGTTCATCTTTCACGCTGGTAACAGTGTCCAGTTCTACCAGCGCACCACCTTCTTTCAGATATTCCATCTCTTCGCTGTTGATCCCTGGATGCTTCATCGGGACGTGGAAGAACTTTGACCAGCAGAAGGCAATCACGATGCCAATGGCCCCCATCACGATAAACACGTGATCCCAACCGAAGGCATGACAAAGCCACGCCATCAGCGGTGTGAAGATGGCGAGGGATGCGTATTGCGCGCTGTTAAAGATGGCGCCAGCGACACCACGTTCCTGAGAGGGAAACCAGGCGGCGATGATTCGTCCGGCAGAGGGACCAACCGGCGACTCGCACACGCCCAGCAGGAAACGCAGGATTAGCAGGGCAGGGACAACAAACGTGATATAGCTGACAAGCCCCATCAGAACAGTCATTACTGACCACAGTAAGATGCCCAGAAACATGGCGCGTTTAGAGCCAATCTTATCCGCGACCCAACCCGCGGGCGTCATACTGATGACGTACGCCCAACTGAACGCGGAAAAGAGGTAGCCTATTTCTACGGCGGTAATACCCAGCTCTTTTTGCATTTCTGGACCCGCAACTGATAACGTGGCGCGATCGCCTGTGGCCAGCGTTAACACCAGGGTAATCATAAACAGAATGTAATAGCGGGCATGTGTTTTATTATTTTTAGTGCTCATACTGCACTCTCCAGTTCTGACTTTCTGAGCCAGATGATGTTGTAGGGTAGTGAAGGCAAATTAGTTATTTTTTATTTGTAAGTAGTGTTTCGCGCCGTTCACCATATGCGGGGTGATAGCCGTCACCAGGTAGTTTGCGCCCCAGCTTATCGCTTCTGCCGCGCGTTCCGGTGTACCGACATAAGTCCCGGCGATGTTGCCACTGTCGGCGATTTTGCGGATACAGCGTTCAATGGTGTCCAGTACATCACGATGGTTCAAATCGTGCCCGTAACCCATGGATACGGCTAAATCTCCAGGGCCGACGAAATAAACGTCAGCCAGTCCCGCAGCCAGAATGTCATCCAGGTTATCTACCGCCTCCACGGTCTCAATATGTACTGACAGCACCCGCGACGTGTTGGCATCTGCCAGATAACGCGCTTTATCAGCGCACATCCCGTAATTCGCCGCGCGTGGCAGGAAGGCGACTCCGCGTTCGCCCTGTGGCGGAAACAGCGTTGGCCGACTGGCAAGGCGGGCATCTTCTACGGTATTGATCAGCGGCACCTGTACCCCGTCAGCACCGAAATCCAGCGCTTTTCGTGTGTATTCAGCACGGTTGTATGGAACCCGTACCAGACAAGGCACCTGCTGGCTGTGTGAAGCGCGTACCATATCTTCTACCGTCTCTGGATTCATATTGCCGTGCTCGTTATCGATAAGCACAAAATCAAAGCCCATCGCGGCGGTAAATTCAGTGAGCGCCGCAGAGGGGAAGGTGACAAAACAACCGTGTAATGGCCCCTCGCGGAGTCGTTGTTTAAAATACGGAAAACGCATCATTAGCTCCTTGCCTGTACTTCGATGCCGGAAAGCTGCTCAAAGACTTTGATAATGTTTGAATGGTCTTCGTTTCCTGCGCCCTGCGCCATACACGTCTTGTACAGTTCACGCACCAGGCTTGCAATCGGCATCGGGGAGTCAATTCCCTGGCTGAGTTCCATCGCCAGATTGAGATCTTTGTACTGTAAGCGGGTCATGAACCCGGGGTCGAAGTTGCGCTCCAGAATCAGGTTCCCACGGATATCCAGCGCGCCGCAGCGTGCGTAGCCCGCAGAGAGCACTTCCACAATTTTTGCCGGATTCACTCCCGCTTTGGCACCCATGACGAGCGCTTCACCTAGTGCTGCCATGGTGGCAGCGGCCAGCACCTGATTGCAGGATTTCACTACCTGACCTGCACCATTACTACCAACATGCGTTACCCGCCCACCTAACACCTCAAGGATGGGTTTGCAGCGGGCAAAAACGTCCGCTTCGCCGCCGACCATAATCGACAGTGTCCCACCCTTCGCCCCTTTGTCGCCGCCGCTCACCGGGGCATCCAGCATATTTGCGCCCAGCGCTTTGATCTTTTCCGCAAAGTTGCGGGTGGCGAGGGACGAGATGGTGCTCATATCGATAACCACTTTGCCTTCCCGCAGCGCAGAGGCGAGACCGTTTTCCCCAAACAGCACGTCTTCAACCTGTGGCGTATTGGGTACCATGGTGATGGTAATATCTGCCGCTTCCGCCACGGCACGCGCCGAGGTCTGACCGACGGCGCCATCGCGGACAATCTCTTCCACATCCTGTGC
The DNA window shown above is from Citrobacter farmeri and carries:
- a CDS encoding AraC family transcriptional regulator — protein: MTHTRDIPQSFWRDEQLTWLELRSTWRSHQAYKRHHHPQLSIGAILEGGTCCVSNGKEYHLQVGDLIVIPPLVPHSCNPVNGQFRSYHMLYLEADWCLAQLPEQLPPTPLFAPNPVIRNRQHFQRFLDLVALMEKRQTEPLVDAARLLLRALPLQSGNPQRPRATSQSLKARLQCNLLSPPSLDDIAQEFGMRKETLIRTFKQDTGLTPGSYLNIARIDFARTRLRAGDDIADVGYQSGFADQSHFHRTFVSYTAATPRQYARGRSISDNN
- a CDS encoding UxaA family hydrolase, which produces MTKSPVIRLDEKDNVVVARVAIAAGTPIVGENIVTLQDVPLGHKVATRLIKKDEPILKYNTVIGFAPEDLPAGTWLHSHNIVFEDFQRDYAFSRDYHPVQTVPPAQRRTFNGYVREDGRVGTRNILGVFVVGNCGATVARKIAAHFTPERLQSWPNVDNVIPYVHELGCGMEMTGEPMDLLRRTLAGYINNPNTAGALVVALGCERNNIHGFFEQMGLEENPMLRKLVIQDTGGTRKTIDEGIAIVESMLPHANTVKRQPVSVEHLTVGLQCGGSDGFSGLSANPALGVAMDLLVEQGGTAILSETTEIFGVEHTLTARAVTPEVGQKLVDCINWWLEYNKGRDCQINGRVSPGNNAGGLANVLEKSLGGAKKGGNSPLMEVYRYAYPVTQKGLVFMDTPGYDPVSATGQVAGGANMIAFTTGRGSCFGSMPAPTVKLASNTPMYQRMEEDMDLNCGVVIDGDATLRQMGEAIFEKIIAVASGEQSKSEALGLGENEFVPWPIGVLA
- a CDS encoding MFS transporter, which encodes MSTKNNKTHARYYILFMITLVLTLATGDRATLSVAGPEMQKELGITAVEIGYLFSAFSWAYVISMTPAGWVADKIGSKRAMFLGILLWSVMTVLMGLVSYITFVVPALLILRFLLGVCESPVGPSAGRIIAAWFPSQERGVAGAIFNSAQYASLAIFTPLMAWLCHAFGWDHVFIVMGAIGIVIAFCWSKFFHVPMKHPGINSEEMEYLKEGGALVELDTVTSVKDERKRAGLQEIAQLFKSRMLIGIFIGQYCISAITWFFMTWFPIYLVKERGMSILQAGFMASVPAICGLVGGILSGFFSDWLLRKTNNLSLARKVPITIGLTMSASMILCNYVGSEALVMFLMSAAFFGKGFGSLGWAVVADTAPKEIIGTTGGLFNSLGNVAGIITPVVIGYILQETNSFANALVFVGTHGIIAVCSYWFIVGKIERLKIAPREGTTTLQKREV
- a CDS encoding HpcH/HpaI aldolase family protein, whose product is MMRFPYFKQRLREGPLHGCFVTFPSAALTEFTAAMGFDFVLIDNEHGNMNPETVEDMVRASHSQQVPCLVRVPYNRAEYTRKALDFGADGVQVPLINTVEDARLASRPTLFPPQGERGVAFLPRAANYGMCADKARYLADANTSRVLSVHIETVEAVDNLDDILAAGLADVYFVGPGDLAVSMGYGHDLNHRDVLDTIERCIRKIADSGNIAGTYVGTPERAAEAISWGANYLVTAITPHMVNGAKHYLQIKNN
- a CDS encoding NAD(P)-dependent oxidoreductase; its protein translation is MKPVLGFIGLGIMGKPMVRNLLKAGYSVHAFSIVAQDVEEIVRDGAVGQTSARAVAEAADITITMVPNTPQVEDVLFGENGLASALREGKVVIDMSTISSLATRNFAEKIKALGANMLDAPVSGGDKGAKGGTLSIMVGGEADVFARCKPILEVLGGRVTHVGSNGAGQVVKSCNQVLAAATMAALGEALVMGAKAGVNPAKIVEVLSAGYARCGALDIRGNLILERNFDPGFMTRLQYKDLNLAMELSQGIDSPMPIASLVRELYKTCMAQGAGNEDHSNIIKVFEQLSGIEVQARS